From a single Bradyrhizobium sediminis genomic region:
- a CDS encoding TadE/TadG family type IV pilus assembly protein: MSSPAAATATARNVLRRFRRNRRGSAAVEFALVAPVFFALLFAIIETAIIFFASQVLETITQDSARMIMTGQAQTAAYTQAQFKTYLCGKIPALFNCNDLYVDVKSYTGFSSVVITDPIDAGKNFVPNMSYSPGSAGDIVVVRVFYQWPLFVTGLGYNIANLTGSKRLLSATAAFRNEPF, translated from the coding sequence ATGTCGTCGCCCGCTGCCGCAACGGCCACCGCCAGAAACGTCCTGCGCCGGTTTCGCCGCAACCGCCGGGGGTCGGCCGCCGTCGAGTTCGCGCTCGTCGCGCCGGTGTTCTTCGCGCTGCTGTTCGCCATCATCGAGACCGCGATCATCTTCTTCGCGAGCCAGGTGCTCGAGACCATCACGCAGGACTCCGCGCGCATGATCATGACCGGTCAGGCGCAGACCGCGGCCTACACCCAGGCGCAGTTCAAGACCTATCTCTGCGGAAAGATCCCCGCGCTGTTCAATTGCAATGACCTCTATGTCGACGTGAAGAGCTATACCGGCTTCTCCAGTGTGGTGATCACCGACCCGATCGACGCCGGCAAGAATTTCGTGCCCAACATGAGCTACAGCCCCGGCAGCGCCGGCGACATCGTCGTGGTTCGGGTGTTCTACCAGTGGCCGCTGTTCGTCACCGGGCTCGGCTACAACATCGCGAACCTCACCGGTAGCAAGCGGCTGTTGAGCGCGACCGCCGCCTTCCGCAACGAACCCTTCTGA
- a CDS encoding DEAD/DEAH box helicase: protein MERTHLLTSFQDFGLADPISRALKEENYLTPTPIQAQTIPLALAGRDVVGIAQTGTGKTASFALPILHRILENRIKPQPKACRVLVLSPTRELSGQILDSFNAYGRHIRLTSALAIGGVPMGRQVRSIMQGVEVLVATPGRLLDLVQSNGLKLGQVEFLVLDEADRMLDMGFINDIRKIVAKLPIKRQTLFFSATMPKDIAELAEAMLRDPARVAVTPVASTVERITQRIIQVDHSNKPAFLAQLLKQEPVDRALVFTRTKHGADKVVKGLARAGITADAIHGNKSQNHRERVLAAFRTGEIRTLVATDIAARGIDVDGISHVVNFDLPNIPETYVHRIGRTARAGAEGVAISLIAGAEEMGYLRDIEKLIRIALPREDHRTPGHREPAQASAQHRGARSGPRVHAGRGNNEAAPGAKGPRRNRRPGGSNGAPQTNRHETSRHEPARPSAQGSGRAEGMQGVAFLHRESRPNTKPNRTQRPR, encoded by the coding sequence ATGGAAAGAACCCACCTTTTGACCTCCTTTCAGGATTTCGGCCTTGCCGATCCAATCTCGCGTGCGCTCAAGGAAGAGAATTATCTCACGCCCACGCCCATCCAGGCTCAAACCATCCCCCTCGCACTCGCCGGCCGTGACGTCGTCGGCATCGCCCAGACCGGCACCGGCAAGACCGCATCCTTCGCGCTGCCGATCCTGCACCGGATCCTGGAGAACCGCATCAAGCCGCAGCCCAAGGCCTGCCGCGTGCTGGTGCTCTCGCCCACCCGCGAACTGTCCGGACAGATCCTCGACAGCTTCAACGCCTATGGCCGCCACATTCGCCTGACCTCGGCGCTGGCGATCGGCGGCGTGCCGATGGGCCGCCAGGTCCGCTCGATCATGCAGGGCGTCGAAGTTTTGGTGGCCACGCCCGGCCGCCTGCTCGATCTCGTGCAGAGCAACGGATTGAAGCTCGGCCAGGTAGAGTTCCTCGTACTCGACGAGGCCGACCGCATGCTGGACATGGGCTTCATCAACGACATCCGGAAGATCGTCGCCAAACTGCCGATCAAGCGGCAGACCCTGTTCTTCTCGGCGACCATGCCGAAGGATATCGCCGAACTCGCCGAAGCCATGCTGCGCGATCCGGCCCGCGTCGCCGTGACGCCGGTAGCCTCCACGGTCGAGCGCATCACCCAGCGCATCATCCAGGTCGATCACTCCAACAAGCCGGCATTTCTGGCGCAGCTTCTGAAGCAGGAGCCGGTCGACCGCGCGCTGGTCTTCACCCGCACCAAGCACGGCGCCGACAAGGTGGTGAAGGGCCTCGCCCGGGCCGGCATCACCGCCGACGCCATCCACGGCAACAAGTCGCAGAACCACCGCGAGCGGGTGCTGGCGGCGTTCCGCACCGGCGAGATCCGCACTTTGGTGGCCACCGACATCGCCGCCCGCGGCATCGACGTCGACGGCATCAGCCATGTGGTGAACTTCGACCTGCCCAACATCCCCGAAACCTACGTCCACCGCATCGGCCGCACCGCGCGCGCCGGCGCCGAGGGCGTGGCGATCTCCCTGATCGCCGGCGCCGAGGAAATGGGATATCTGCGCGACATCGAAAAGCTGATCCGCATCGCGCTGCCGCGGGAAGATCACCGCACCCCGGGCCATCGCGAGCCGGCGCAGGCGTCTGCGCAGCATCGCGGGGCTCGATCCGGGCCGCGCGTGCACGCCGGTAGGGGCAACAATGAAGCCGCCCCCGGCGCGAAAGGCCCTCGCCGTAACCGCCGTCCTGGTGGTAGTAATGGCGCTCCGCAAACCAACCGCCATGAGACCAGCCGGCACGAGCCGGCGCGTCCGTCGGCGCAAGGCAGCGGCAGGGCCGAAGGGATGCAGGGGGTTGCCTTTTTGCATCGCGAAAGCCGTCCGAATACCAAACCCAACCGTACCCAACGACCGCGCTAA
- a CDS encoding TadE/TadG family type IV pilus assembly protein, with amino-acid sequence MSMSLIWLRLRCSAAAMLADCRGIAATEFAVIVPIMLVMFFGTVEFSSGVAVDRKVTLMARTLSDLTSQSTSVTDSDLTNFFAASAGIMTPYSATPTKSTISELYVDPSTLAARVQWSQGNSARAAGTTVTIPTALKVGGTYLIFSEVSYKYVPAVGYVMSSGGVNLSDVSYTRPRQSSCVMYKTTACTTL; translated from the coding sequence ATGTCGATGTCCCTGATCTGGCTTCGCCTGCGGTGCTCCGCCGCCGCGATGCTGGCCGATTGCCGCGGTATCGCTGCGACCGAATTCGCCGTGATCGTGCCGATCATGCTGGTGATGTTCTTCGGCACCGTCGAGTTCTCCTCCGGCGTGGCGGTCGACCGCAAGGTGACGCTGATGGCGCGCACGCTGTCCGACCTGACCTCGCAGTCGACGTCGGTCACCGACAGCGACCTGACCAATTTCTTCGCCGCCAGCGCGGGCATCATGACGCCCTATTCGGCGACGCCGACGAAATCCACGATCAGCGAATTGTACGTCGATCCCTCGACGCTGGCGGCGCGGGTGCAATGGAGCCAGGGAAACTCGGCGCGGGCGGCGGGCACGACGGTGACGATCCCGACCGCGCTCAAGGTCGGCGGGACCTATCTGATCTTCAGCGAGGTCAGCTATAAATACGTGCCGGCGGTCGGCTACGTGATGTCGTCGGGCGGGGTCAATCTGAGCGATGTCTCCTATACCCGTCCGCGGCAATCGAGCTGCGTGATGTACAAGACCACCGCGTGCACGACGCTGTAA
- the urtE gene encoding urea ABC transporter ATP-binding subunit UrtE produces MLNVDNISLYYGAAQALRGVSLKAEPGKVMCVLGRNGVGKTSLLRALVGQYPIASGSISFDGADITGLKPYERARKGIGFVPQGREIFPLLTVEENLKTGFGPLKRDDRNIPDDVFSLFPVLQTMLGRRGGDLSGGQQQQLAIGRALVMRPKLLLLDEPTEGIQPSIIKDIGRAISYLRSLGNIAIVLVEQYLDFACELGDSFAVMDRGAVKYACDRSAMDPAEISRQMAL; encoded by the coding sequence ATGCTGAACGTCGACAACATCAGCCTCTATTACGGCGCGGCGCAGGCCCTGCGCGGCGTTTCACTCAAGGCCGAGCCCGGCAAGGTGATGTGCGTGCTCGGGCGCAACGGCGTCGGCAAGACCTCGCTGTTGCGGGCGCTGGTCGGCCAATACCCGATCGCCTCGGGATCGATCAGCTTCGACGGCGCCGATATCACCGGCCTCAAGCCCTATGAGCGGGCGCGCAAGGGCATCGGCTTCGTGCCGCAGGGCCGCGAGATATTTCCGCTGTTGACGGTCGAGGAAAACCTCAAGACCGGGTTCGGGCCCTTGAAGCGCGACGACCGCAACATCCCCGACGACGTGTTCTCGCTGTTTCCGGTGCTGCAAACGATGCTGGGGCGCCGCGGCGGCGACCTCTCCGGCGGCCAGCAGCAGCAGCTCGCGATCGGGCGGGCGCTGGTGATGCGGCCGAAACTGCTGCTGCTCGACGAGCCAACCGAGGGCATCCAGCCCTCGATCATCAAGGACATCGGGCGGGCGATCTCGTACCTGCGCAGTCTCGGCAATATCGCGATCGTGCTGGTCGAACAATATCTCGACTTTGCCTGCGAGCTCGGCGACAGTTTCGCCGTGATGGACCGGGGTGCCGTGAAATACGCCTGCGATCGCAGCGCCATGGATCCCGCCGAAATCAGCCGCCAGATGGCGCTGTAG
- a CDS encoding sterol desaturase family protein: MSNLPMEVVEMLGQTIAKVVPVTIVLALVFSVLTHFWACNPGTPWWRKRELVTDIVYWFFVPLFGRVLRIGLLVLGAGVVFNIHDADALIAFYDNGHGPLSELPLWFQAALFLVLSDFMLYWLHRMFHGGGFWKYHAVHHSSEDLDWISAARFHPVNLFLGTIIVDVILLMAGISPNVMLWVGPFNMFHSAFVHANLNWTLGPFRYVLATPVFHRWHHTALEVGGNTNFAGTFPLWDLLFGTYRMPENKLPDHYGVDDQATFPQEIAGQLAYPFRH; the protein is encoded by the coding sequence ATGTCGAATTTGCCAATGGAAGTCGTCGAGATGCTCGGCCAGACGATCGCCAAGGTGGTGCCCGTCACGATCGTGCTGGCGCTGGTGTTCTCGGTGCTGACCCATTTCTGGGCCTGCAATCCCGGAACGCCGTGGTGGCGCAAGCGGGAGCTGGTCACCGACATTGTTTACTGGTTCTTCGTGCCCTTGTTCGGACGCGTACTGCGAATCGGGCTTCTGGTGCTCGGCGCCGGCGTCGTCTTCAACATCCATGACGCCGACGCGCTGATCGCCTTCTACGACAATGGCCACGGCCCGCTGTCCGAGCTGCCGCTCTGGTTCCAGGCGGCGCTGTTCCTGGTGCTGTCGGACTTCATGCTGTACTGGCTGCACCGGATGTTCCACGGCGGCGGCTTCTGGAAATATCACGCCGTCCATCATTCCTCCGAGGATCTGGACTGGATCTCGGCGGCGCGCTTTCACCCCGTCAACCTGTTCCTCGGAACCATCATCGTCGACGTCATCCTGCTGATGGCGGGGATTTCGCCGAACGTCATGCTCTGGGTCGGGCCCTTCAACATGTTCCACTCGGCATTCGTGCACGCCAATCTGAACTGGACGCTCGGCCCGTTCAGATACGTGCTGGCCACCCCGGTTTTCCACCGCTGGCATCACACCGCGCTCGAAGTGGGCGGCAATACCAACTTCGCCGGCACCTTTCCGCTGTGGGATCTCCTGTTCGGGACCTACCGGATGCCGGAAAACAAGCTGCCCGATCACTATGGCGTCGACGACCAGGCCACGTTTCCGCAGGAGATTGCCGGGCAACTGGCCTATCCGTTCCGGCACTAA
- a CDS encoding cold-shock protein, whose translation MSMGTVKWFNATKGFGFIQPDDGGNDVFVHISAVERAGLGTLREGQKISYEIVADRRSGKSSADNLRAAG comes from the coding sequence GTGAGCATGGGAACCGTGAAGTGGTTTAACGCGACCAAGGGCTTCGGCTTCATTCAACCGGATGACGGTGGCAACGACGTGTTCGTGCACATCAGCGCCGTAGAGCGCGCCGGCCTTGGAACGCTGCGTGAAGGCCAGAAGATCTCCTACGAGATCGTGGCCGATCGCCGCTCTGGCAAGTCTTCGGCCGACAATCTGCGCGCCGCAGGCTAA
- the urtA gene encoding urea ABC transporter substrate-binding protein: protein MLTQLTHDIAAPLTRRRWLAATAGLVLGLAAFTNAKAADDTIKVGVLHSLSGTMAISETTLKDTILFLIDEQNKKGGVLGKKLEAVVVDPASNWPLFAEKARELITKNKVSVVFGCWTSVSRKSVLPVFKELNSILFYPVQYEGEESERNVFYTGAAPNQQAIPAVDYLMKDEKVKRWVLAGTDYVYPRTTNKILEAYLKSKGVKQEDIMINYTPFGHSDWQTIVADIKKFGSTGKKTAVVSTINGDANVPFYKELGNQGIKATDIPVVAFSVGEEELAGIDTKPLLGHLAAWNYFQSIKTPENDKFIKAWQAYTKNPKRVTNDPMEAHVIGFDMWVKAVEKVKSVDADKVIDALPGIEAKNLTGGTSKMLPNHHITKPVFIGEIKANGQFDVVWKTPGLVAGDAWSKELEGSKDLIGDWVGKKCGNYNTKTNKCGGQGS from the coding sequence ATGCTTACTCAATTGACTCACGATATAGCGGCGCCTTTGACCCGCCGTCGCTGGCTGGCGGCTACCGCCGGACTGGTTCTGGGCTTGGCCGCGTTTACCAACGCAAAGGCTGCGGACGACACCATCAAGGTCGGCGTTCTGCATTCGCTTTCGGGCACCATGGCCATCAGCGAAACCACGCTGAAGGACACCATCCTCTTTCTGATCGACGAGCAGAACAAGAAAGGCGGCGTGCTCGGCAAGAAACTCGAAGCCGTCGTCGTCGACCCCGCGTCGAACTGGCCGCTGTTCGCGGAAAAGGCCCGCGAGCTCATCACCAAGAACAAGGTCTCGGTGGTGTTCGGCTGCTGGACCTCGGTGTCGCGCAAGTCCGTGCTGCCGGTGTTCAAGGAATTGAATTCGATCCTGTTCTATCCGGTGCAGTATGAAGGCGAGGAGAGCGAGCGCAACGTGTTCTACACCGGTGCGGCGCCGAACCAGCAGGCGATCCCTGCGGTCGACTACCTGATGAAGGACGAAAAGGTGAAGCGCTGGGTGCTGGCCGGCACCGACTACGTCTATCCGCGCACCACCAACAAGATCCTCGAAGCCTACTTGAAGTCGAAGGGCGTCAAGCAGGAAGACATCATGATCAACTACACGCCGTTCGGTCATTCCGACTGGCAGACGATCGTGGCCGACATCAAGAAGTTCGGCTCGACCGGCAAGAAGACCGCGGTGGTCTCGACCATCAACGGTGACGCCAACGTTCCCTTCTACAAGGAGCTCGGCAACCAGGGCATCAAGGCGACCGATATTCCGGTGGTCGCGTTCTCGGTCGGCGAGGAAGAACTCGCCGGCATCGACACCAAGCCGCTGCTCGGCCATCTCGCCGCCTGGAACTACTTCCAGTCGATCAAGACGCCCGAGAACGACAAGTTCATCAAGGCATGGCAGGCCTACACCAAGAACCCGAAGCGCGTGACCAACGATCCGATGGAAGCTCACGTCATCGGCTTCGACATGTGGGTCAAGGCGGTCGAGAAGGTGAAGTCCGTCGACGCCGACAAGGTGATCGACGCCCTGCCGGGCATCGAAGCCAAGAACCTGACCGGCGGCACCTCCAAGATGCTTCCGAACCATCACATCACCAAGCCGGTGTTCATTGGCGAAATCAAAGCCAATGGCCAGTTCGACGTGGTGTGGAAGACCCCGGGCCTGGTGGCCGGCGATGCATGGTCGAAGGAGCTCGAAGGCTCCAAGGACCTGATCGGCGACTGGGTCGGCAAGAAGTGCGGCAACTACAATACCAAGACCAACAAGTGCGGCGGTCAGGGTTCCTGA
- the urtD gene encoding urea ABC transporter ATP-binding protein UrtD, with amino-acid sequence MNAMETRATSALLYLDGVHVSFDGFHAINNLSLTLEPGEMRAIIGPNGAGKTTMMDIITGKTKPDEGEVLFDGVTDLTRLDETRIAELGIGRKFQKPTVFESQTIQDNLLLALNVDHSVKGTLFWRETRSESERIERVLETIRLTDARNRLAGSLSHGQKQWLEIGMLLAQDPKLLLVDEPVAGMTDVETHQTAELLKEINKDKTIMVVEHDMTFVRELGVKVTCLHEGSVLAEGAIDQVSANERVIEVYLGR; translated from the coding sequence ATGAACGCCATGGAAACCCGTGCCACCTCCGCGCTGCTCTATCTCGACGGCGTGCACGTCTCGTTCGACGGCTTCCACGCCATCAACAACCTGTCGCTGACGCTGGAGCCGGGCGAGATGCGCGCCATCATCGGCCCCAACGGCGCCGGCAAGACCACGATGATGGACATCATCACCGGCAAGACCAAGCCGGACGAGGGCGAGGTGCTGTTCGACGGCGTCACCGATTTGACCCGGCTCGACGAAACCCGGATCGCCGAACTCGGCATCGGCCGCAAATTCCAGAAGCCGACGGTGTTCGAGAGCCAGACCATCCAGGATAATCTCCTGCTGGCGCTCAATGTCGATCACAGCGTCAAGGGCACGCTGTTCTGGCGCGAAACCAGATCCGAATCCGAGCGCATCGAGCGCGTGCTGGAAACCATCCGCCTGACCGACGCGCGCAACCGGCTGGCGGGCAGCCTGTCGCACGGGCAGAAGCAGTGGCTCGAGATCGGCATGCTGCTGGCGCAGGATCCGAAGCTGCTGCTGGTCGACGAACCGGTCGCGGGAATGACCGACGTCGAAACCCATCAGACCGCCGAACTGCTGAAGGAGATCAACAAGGACAAGACCATCATGGTCGTCGAACACGACATGACCTTCGTCCGCGAACTCGGCGTCAAGGTGACCTGCCTGCACGAAGGTTCGGTGCTGGCGGAGGGGGCCATCGATCAGGTTTCCGCGAACGAACGCGTGATCGAAGTGTATCTGGGGCGCTGA
- the urtC gene encoding urea ABC transporter permease subunit UrtC — MMPHVLTRSLDRSATIFLAVVAAVGVLIPLSNLLLPAGSMFQVPTYLVALFGKYVCYAILALAIDLIWGYCGILSLGHGAFFALGGYAMGMYLMRQIGSRGVYGNPILPDFMVFLNYPKLPWYWHGFDMFWFAALMVILVPGLLAFCFGWLAFRSRVTGVYLSIITQAMTYALLLGFFRNDFGFGGNNGLTDFKDILGFNVQADGTRAALFLLSCLALMITFLICRAVVTSKLGKVLIAVRDAESRTRFLGYRVESYKLFVFTLSACMAGVAGALYVPQVGIINPSEFAPGNSIEAVIWVAVGGRGTLVGAALGAVVVNYAKTFFTSGALAPYWLFMLGALFILVTLLLPKGIVGTFNAWWEPWKAQRLTASAESAAREDGVSEPNPAE; from the coding sequence ATGATGCCGCATGTGCTCACGCGCTCGCTGGACCGCAGCGCGACGATCTTCCTCGCGGTAGTCGCCGCGGTCGGCGTGCTGATCCCGCTGTCGAACCTGCTGTTGCCGGCCGGCTCGATGTTCCAGGTGCCGACCTATCTGGTGGCGCTGTTCGGAAAATATGTCTGCTACGCCATCCTCGCGCTCGCGATCGACCTGATCTGGGGCTATTGCGGCATTCTCTCGCTCGGCCACGGCGCCTTCTTCGCGCTCGGCGGCTACGCGATGGGCATGTATCTGATGCGCCAGATCGGCAGCCGCGGCGTCTACGGCAATCCGATCCTGCCCGACTTCATGGTGTTCCTGAACTATCCGAAGCTGCCGTGGTACTGGCACGGCTTCGACATGTTCTGGTTCGCGGCGCTGATGGTCATCCTGGTGCCCGGCCTTCTGGCGTTCTGCTTCGGCTGGCTGGCGTTCCGTTCCCGCGTCACCGGCGTCTATCTCTCGATCATTACGCAGGCGATGACCTATGCGCTGCTGCTCGGATTCTTCCGCAACGATTTCGGTTTCGGCGGCAACAACGGCCTCACCGACTTCAAGGATATTCTCGGCTTCAACGTCCAGGCCGACGGCACCCGCGCGGCGCTGTTCCTGCTGAGCTGCCTCGCGCTGATGATTACCTTCCTGATCTGTCGGGCGGTGGTGACCTCCAAGCTCGGCAAGGTACTGATCGCGGTGCGCGACGCCGAATCCCGCACGCGATTCTTGGGCTACCGCGTCGAATCCTACAAGCTGTTCGTGTTCACGCTGTCGGCCTGCATGGCCGGCGTCGCCGGCGCGCTCTATGTGCCGCAGGTCGGCATCATCAACCCAAGTGAATTCGCGCCGGGCAACTCGATTGAAGCCGTGATCTGGGTCGCCGTCGGCGGCCGCGGCACCCTGGTCGGCGCGGCGCTCGGCGCCGTCGTCGTCAACTATGCCAAGACCTTCTTCACCTCGGGCGCGCTGGCGCCGTACTGGCTGTTCATGCTGGGTGCGCTGTTCATCCTGGTGACGCTGCTGCTGCCGAAGGGGATCGTCGGCACCTTCAACGCCTGGTGGGAGCCGTGGAAGGCGCAGCGCCTCACGGCCAGTGCCGAGAGTGCGGCGCGCGAAGACGGCGTCAGCGAACCGAACCCGGCGGAGTGA
- the infA gene encoding translation initiation factor IF-1 → MAKEELIQFEGLVTEILPDARYRVQLDAGHEIVAYTAGKMKKNRIKTLAGDRVTIEMSPYDLEKGRLIFRHKDERPGGGAPRGAPPRGQFRRR, encoded by the coding sequence ATGGCTAAAGAAGAGCTGATCCAGTTCGAAGGACTGGTGACCGAAATCCTCCCCGATGCCCGCTATCGCGTGCAGCTCGACGCCGGACACGAGATCGTCGCCTACACCGCCGGCAAGATGAAGAAGAACCGCATCAAGACGCTGGCGGGAGATCGGGTGACGATCGAGATGTCGCCCTACGATCTGGAAAAGGGCCGGCTGATCTTCCGCCACAAGGACGAGCGTCCGGGTGGCGGAGCCCCGCGTGGTGCACCGCCGCGCGGTCAATTCCGCCGCCGCTAG
- a CDS encoding pilus assembly protein N-terminal domain-containing protein encodes MSVSSLRMRARAPFSFRSLAIGILLWPAAALAAPGADTIAVNVDQAKLVKLPGKVATIVVGNPLIADVTLQSGGIIVVTGKGYGATNFVAMDRAGDIVVDRVIQVEGPTDQLITIYRGVERESYSCMPVCQRRVTLGDGAAYFKTAIDQAGTLSSQASGSAAAAGKAQN; translated from the coding sequence ATGTCTGTGAGTTCCCTGCGTATGCGCGCTCGCGCGCCCTTTTCATTCCGCTCGCTCGCGATCGGAATCCTGCTGTGGCCGGCGGCGGCGCTGGCCGCACCGGGAGCCGACACCATCGCGGTCAACGTCGATCAGGCGAAGCTCGTCAAGCTTCCCGGCAAGGTCGCCACCATCGTGGTCGGAAACCCGCTGATTGCCGACGTAACCCTGCAGAGCGGCGGCATCATCGTCGTCACCGGCAAGGGCTACGGCGCCACCAACTTCGTGGCGATGGATCGCGCCGGCGATATCGTGGTCGATCGGGTCATCCAGGTCGAAGGCCCCACCGACCAGCTCATCACCATCTATCGCGGCGTCGAGCGCGAATCCTATAGCTGCATGCCGGTCTGCCAGCGCCGGGTAACGCTCGGCGACGGCGCGGCCTACTTCAAGACCGCGATCGATCAGGCCGGCACGCTCAGCAGCCAGGCCAGCGGCAGCGCCGCTGCGGCGGGCAAAGCCCAGAACTGA
- the urtB gene encoding urea ABC transporter permease subunit UrtB: protein MLANFFERFRALALSIFLIAAFAVPALAGPFEDAVGKFANDDFSDTNDAIGAVASSGNPLAFAIISALQDGRLMADPDTRKVYVTEPSGKIVDAATAEPVASLPAAAAAVRLNNRLRRAVEAALGGLTLLSPDPAKRIHAAQSVFKTHDEAMLPLVDEALKNETVKAARLAFTEARAAILLFKPDATDAEKLEAIAAIKARGDQEAMALLTGLTGDQPAAIVSAAANATAAIQRSLALWSMVQNAWYGLSLGSVLLLAAIGLAITFGVMGVINMAHGEMVMIGAYVTFVVQETIRTSYPGLFDYSLLMAVPLAFIVAGAIGILIERSIIRFLYGRPLETLLATWGLSLVLQQAVRTMFGPTNREVGNPSWMSGAFEIGQVTITYNRLWILCFTLAVFAILLAMLRYTALGLEMRAVTQNRRMAASMGIATSRVDALTFGLGSGIAGIAGVALSQIDNVSPNLGQSYIIDSFMVVVFGGVGNLWGTLVGAFTLGIANKFLEPVAGAVLGKIAILVLIILFIQKRPRGLFALKGRAVEA, encoded by the coding sequence GTGTTAGCCAACTTTTTTGAGCGTTTTCGCGCGCTTGCCCTCTCGATCTTCCTGATCGCCGCCTTCGCGGTTCCGGCGCTCGCGGGCCCGTTCGAGGATGCGGTCGGCAAGTTCGCCAACGACGATTTTTCCGACACCAACGACGCGATCGGCGCGGTGGCGTCATCGGGCAATCCGCTCGCCTTTGCCATCATCAGCGCGCTGCAGGACGGCCGTCTGATGGCCGATCCCGACACCAGGAAAGTCTACGTCACCGAGCCCAGCGGCAAGATCGTCGATGCCGCCACCGCCGAACCGGTCGCGAGCCTGCCCGCGGCGGCCGCCGCCGTTCGCCTCAACAACCGCCTGCGCCGTGCCGTCGAAGCCGCATTGGGCGGACTGACCCTGCTGTCACCCGATCCCGCCAAGCGGATCCATGCCGCGCAGTCGGTATTCAAGACCCACGACGAAGCCATGCTTCCGCTGGTCGACGAGGCGCTGAAGAACGAAACCGTCAAGGCCGCCAGGCTGGCCTTTACCGAGGCGCGCGCCGCCATCCTGCTGTTCAAGCCCGACGCCACCGACGCTGAGAAACTGGAAGCCATCGCCGCCATCAAGGCGCGCGGCGACCAGGAGGCGATGGCGCTGCTGACCGGGCTGACCGGGGATCAGCCGGCTGCGATTGTCAGCGCTGCGGCGAACGCGACGGCGGCCATTCAGCGCAGCCTCGCGCTGTGGTCGATGGTGCAGAACGCCTGGTACGGCCTGTCGCTCGGCTCGGTGCTGCTGCTTGCGGCGATCGGGCTTGCCATCACCTTCGGGGTGATGGGCGTCATCAACATGGCCCATGGCGAGATGGTCATGATCGGGGCCTATGTCACCTTCGTGGTGCAGGAAACCATCCGCACCAGCTATCCCGGCCTGTTCGACTATTCGCTGCTGATGGCGGTACCGCTGGCCTTCATCGTCGCCGGCGCGATCGGCATCCTGATCGAGCGCAGCATCATCCGCTTCCTCTACGGCCGCCCGCTGGAGACGCTGCTTGCGACCTGGGGCCTGTCGCTGGTGCTGCAGCAGGCGGTGCGCACCATGTTCGGTCCGACCAACCGCGAGGTCGGCAATCCCTCCTGGATGAGCGGCGCGTTCGAGATCGGGCAGGTCACGATCACCTACAACCGGCTGTGGATCCTGTGCTTCACGCTGGCGGTGTTCGCCATCCTGCTCGCGATGCTGCGATACACGGCACTCGGCCTGGAGATGCGCGCGGTCACGCAGAACCGGCGCATGGCGGCCTCGATGGGGATCGCCACCTCGCGGGTCGACGCGCTGACCTTCGGCCTCGGCTCCGGCATTGCCGGGATCGCCGGCGTGGCGCTGTCGCAGATCGACAATGTCAGCCCGAACCTCGGCCAGAGCTACATCATCGATTCCTTCATGGTGGTGGTGTTCGGCGGCGTCGGTAATCTCTGGGGCACGCTGGTCGGCGCCTTCACGCTCGGCATCGCCAACAAGTTCCTCGAACCGGTGGCCGGCGCCGTGCTCGGCAAGATCGCCATCCTGGTGCTGATCATCCTGTTCATCCAGAAGCGCCCGCGCGGCCTGTTCGCGCTCAAGGGGCGGGCGGTGGAAGCATGA
- a CDS encoding Flp family type IVb pilin yields the protein MKNLIARFVKDESGATAIEYGLIAAGISLAIIAVVNGLGTNLNTKFTSINNSLK from the coding sequence ATGAAGAACCTGATTGCGCGTTTCGTGAAGGACGAGTCCGGCGCCACCGCCATCGAATACGGCCTGATTGCAGCCGGCATTTCGCTCGCCATCATCGCCGTCGTGAACGGCCTCGGCACCAACCTGAACACCAAGTTCACCTCGATCAACAACTCGCTGAAATAA